In Rodentibacter haemolyticus, the DNA window GAAACGAATCGAACTGTGTGCCAATTCATCATTTAAGCCTAAAGCACGCAATACATAAGAAGGTTCAAGACTTGCTGATGTACAAGCCGAACCTGAAGAAACGGCGATATCACGCAGTGCCATCATCAAGGATTCACCTTCTACATAGTTAAAGCTGATGTTGAGATTGTTATCTAAACGATGTTCCATCGAACCGTTAACATAGGTTTCTTCAATGTCTTTTAAGCCGTTGTATAAACGATCACGAAGTGCCTTTAAACGTGGCATTTCGGTTGCCATTTCTTCTTTTGCAATGCGGTACGCTTCACCCATTCCTACAATTTGATGCACAGGCAATGTGCCGGAACGCATACCACGCTCATGGCCACCGCCATGGATGATCGCTTCCAAACGCACGCGCGGTTTACGGCGAACATATAACGCACCTATACCTTTTGGCCCATAAAGTTTATGGCTGGACATAGAAAGTAAATCTACCGGTAATTCCGCTAAATTAATGGCTACTTTGCCCACCGCCTGTGTTGCATCAACGTGAAAAATCGTTTTATTTGCACGACAAAGTTCACCGATGGCTTTAATGTCTTGTACCACGCCGATTTCATTATTAGCGTGCATAATCGATGCCACGATAGTATCCGGACGAAGTGCCGCTTTGAATTTTTCTAAATCGATTAAACCGTCGGACTCCGGTTCTAAATAAGTTACTTCAAAACCTTCTCGTTCTAACTGACGACAAGTATCAAGTACCGCTTTATGTTCGGTTTTACAAGTGATGATATGCTTACCTTTAGTTTGATAAAAATGCGCTGCGCCTTTAATCGCCAAGTTATCGGATTCCGTTGCACCTGATGTGAACACAATTTCTCGAGAATCCGCACCAATTAAATCGGCAATTTGATTACGTGCAATATCCACGGCTTCCTCTGCTTGCCAACCGAATTTATGGGAACGGGATGCCGGATTACCGAAGGTGCCGTCAATGGTTAAAAATTCCATCATTTTTTTCGCAACACGTTCGTCCACCGGGCAAGTTGCCGCATAATCCAAATAAATAGGTAATTTCATTTTCACTCCTAATAAACCATTAAAAATTTAACCGCACTTTTGTTATTCGTACAGCTACTTTCCTTTATTGATTCAATAAATTTTCAAAATCACTATGAGATTCAAGCCTGATATTACGTTTATTAACCAACTCTGCTAACGTAATCTCATTTAAAAAACTTTCAATACGGTTGCTTAATTCTTCCCAAAGCGCATGAGTTAAGCACTCCGTGCCATTCTGGCAATTACCACGCCCTAAACACTTAGTAACGTGAATATTTTCATTTACTGCCGAAATAACCATTCCGATAGAAATCTGATCACAAGATAAACCGAGTTTATAACCGCCACCCGGACCACGAACACTTGTTACTAAACCACATCGGCGTAATTTAGCAAAAAGTTGTTCTAAATAAGATAGTGAAATATTTTGGCGCTCAGAAATATCTGCAAGACTCACCGGCCCATTAATCGCATTTAATGCGATATCTAAAATCGCGGTTACTGCATAACGCCCTTTTGAGGTAAGTTTCATAAAGTTTCCTTAAAAAAGTTGCGCCAATGTTTACATATCAGACTAAAATAGTCAACTATCCATATTGGGCAAATTAAGTTGTTTTTCAACCGAACTTAGCATTCCGCGTAAAATATTCAGTTCGTTTTTTTCAACATTCGAACGCAAATATAAACGTCTTAATTTCTGCATAACGCCTTGATTTTTAATGAATCCAAGAGATTTATAAACCCGATCCGTATGTGCGAAAAAATATTCCATTTCTTGTGATGTCGCATAATGATGGTCGGTATTATTAATTTCACCAATCAAAGAAAACGGTATTACATTATTTTCTTTCGTTAATAATTCCATTCTTAATTCATAACAAATTAACTGGACTGCCATCGCCAAATTTAATGATGAATAATCAGGGTTTGCCGGAATCGTAAGGTGATAATGACATTTGAGCAATTCGTCATTATGTAACCCTACACGTTCGCGTCCGAAAACAATTGCAACATTTCCGTTATGAGCAGCGACTTTTTCGCTGCATTCTCGTGGTTCAATCAAAGTATTTTGCAGATGACGCAAACGTGCACTCGTACCAATCACTAATGAACAATCGGCGATTGCTTCATCAAAACTAGAAACGATGTGCGCGGCTCTCACAATATCTTCTGCGCCGGCAGAAAGTGCGATAGATTGCTCGTCTATCAATTTTGGTGAAACTAAATAGAGTTGGGAAAACCCCATAGTCTTCATCGCACGCGCAGCAGAACCAATATTCCCGCTGTGTGAAGTTTCCACAAGAACAACTCGGATATTCTCGAACATAAGTTTCATTATCTGACCTAAAATTGCGGGCATTCTATCATAATAGCCTTAATTTACGGTCAAGAATTTTCTTATTTTAAAAATAAAGATTATTTATTGATAATCGGACGGCGATAGAAAGAAATGAAATATTTGAATTTCAGACGATTACGTATTCAGCATACATCTATTGACCGAATAAACTAAGTTCAAAACAGATATTTTGAAATAAATACTAAGAACTACCGGACTTTAATAACTGAATCGCATGTTGGAAGTGCGTCGATAACCGCCACTAGAAAAACTGTTTAGAAAGAAGATTTGGAATGCTTACGAAATCTTACCGCCACTCTACCGCCAGTTTGGTCTAAGTGGTGGGTCGTGAAGGATTCGAACCTTCGACCAACGGATTAAAAGTCCGCTGCTCTACCGACTGAGCTAACGACCCAAGTATAGGATTTTAAAGGAGTTTTTTATAAAAACGGAATTTTATAAAATGGTGCCCGAAGCCAGACTTGAACTGGCACGCCTCGAAAGGCGAGGGACTTTCAATCCCCTACTGTGCAGGGTTAGAAAGCGGATTGAATTTGACCGCACTTTCCAAATGTGAAGGGGCGAAATGTGCATAACGCATTGTCATTTCAATAGTCGAATGCCCTAGAATTTCTTTCAACACCAAAATATTCCCACCGTTCATCATAAAGTGACTGGCGAAAGTATGGCGTAAAACGTGGGTTAGCTGTCCTTTCGGCAATTCAATTTCGGCACGAATTACCGCATTTTCAAAAGATTCATACGCATCTTTAAACAACCGCCCACGCTTTTTCGGCAACATTTCAAACAATTCTTGGCTAATCGGCACAGTGCGGTTTTTCTTTGATTTTGTGTTCGTGAAGGTGATTTTATATGGCATAACTTGTGATTGGGTCAGCGTTTCCGCCTCACTCCAACGTGCGCCGGTTGCCAAACAAACACGCACAATCAAGCCCAAATCAGGGTTGCGTGAATTGTCGCATTCAATAAGCAAGCGATAAATATCCCGCTCATATAAAAACGCCAGTTCAGTGTCACGTTCTTTAAACAGCCGAACACCCTCAAGCGGGTTTTCACCTTTCCATTTACGCAATGATTTCAGCTCATTAAACACCGCACGCAAATAAGCGTGTTCACGGTTTATCGTTGCCTCTTTCGGTGGTCGATTTTTATTGGCGGAAAATTCCCCATCAAGGCGACGTTTTCGATAGTCGGCAAACACCTCTGCGTTAAATTCATTGGCAGGCGGATCGCCCAAATGCGTACAAAGATTTTTCAGTTTTGCAAGCCGAGCTTCACCGTCCGAAAGGGTTTTACCGTGAACATCAAACCATTCTTGCACATAAAAACTTAATGCCGGCAAATCATCAGCTGCCAAAACTTGCACAGAATCAACCGCACTTTCTGTTTCTGCTTTGGCTTGATTATAAAAACAGAGCGCATCCCCTTTGGTTAAAAACCACTTACGTGAACGCTTACCGTTTACATAAACTTCCGCAAGCCATTTTCCGTTTTTTGTGTCTTTACGAACTGCCATTTAATAATTCTTGATATTTTTTCTCTATTTGTTGCAATAGCTCATTTATTAAAGCCCAATAGTTATCACTACTATTTTTTAATTTCTCTAGTGTTGATTCATCAATATATGGAAAACAATTAGTACTCTCACGGATAGAAAAAATAAAATCATTAATCCTATTAAGATCACTAAAACCAATTACATTACTTACAAAAAGACTATGTCTAAATATATTATTTATTCTATCAGTATCTAAAACTTCATTAATGTATTTATTTATCCTTTCAACGTTATCTAGGTTAAAATCTAATCTTTTATTTAATATTTCTTCGCACAGGTAACATGTGTTTATTAAACAATTTCTTATATACCTCAAATCTCTTCCTAACTCGCCATATAAATCATCAATTTTACTTATGATTGCATTATTATTCTGTATTTGTGCCTGATGTGCCGCCTTTTTAGCATAGTTAGCGGCTTTCCAAGTACCAATCAATACACCAATTGTACATAGTGCCATAATCCAGTCAGTAGCTTTTATTCCTTGAAAAGTACTAAATGAAAATGCAAAAGCAACTATCGCTATGGAAAATGAAATTAAGAATGGGGCAAAAAACCACCGAAGTGAATCTAAAATTGATTCATCATTAAGAAATTTTTTCAATATATCTAACACTATCATTCTTTTATAAATTGTCATTTATGGATAATCTTCCCCACCATTAGGATATTTACAACGGCGTAAACGGTTTAATGCCATCTTCCACCCTTTCAAAAAACCGTATTTTTGTAAGGCTAAAATAGCGTAGTTTGAACAACTGGGTTCAAAGCGACAAGCACCACGAATTTTTTGTGGTGCAAGCCGTTGATAACATAAAATGAATTGAATACTAAGCCAAACCATTAAACAGGTTTTCTAAACGTAATGACATAATAATTGACGGGGAAAGATTTCTGCCCAAATAAAGCCCCTAAACACCCCGGCTTCTCTTGTACGCCAATTTCATCAACACGCAAAAATTCCCAACCATTTTCAGCATATTGATTCACAATATCTTGTAAATAGTGTGCTGCTGCATTATGTTTGTCTTTCTTATTCACCTCAATATTCGGTGGAATTTGAACCATTTTGTAAGTGTAAGTCATAATATTTGCTCCTATCGGTTTAAAGCGTCATGTAATTCTTCAAAGCTATCGTATTTTTTCCCCTTATAAATAATTTCACTCATAAGGGAATAATCAAAAAATTTTCTTGTTTTATCTTTTGATGTTTCAGCGATCAAAACCCCAAAAGTACCCCATTCCGCATTAGCATCAAACTCAATATCAATTAACTTTACAGAATAAAATTTACTACCTGTTGATGTTTCATATTCAAATTTAACTAAATCTCCTTTTGAAACAGGCTTATTCTCTGCTTCTATTTCTTGTAACCTCTTATTTTGATTTTGTAACTCTTTTTTCTTTCTAAAATCTTTTTCAAAATTAAGAATTGGTTTTCTAAAAACAACCGTCAACAAAATA includes these proteins:
- a CDS encoding IscS subfamily cysteine desulfurase; the encoded protein is MKLPIYLDYAATCPVDERVAKKMMEFLTIDGTFGNPASRSHKFGWQAEEAVDIARNQIADLIGADSREIVFTSGATESDNLAIKGAAHFYQTKGKHIITCKTEHKAVLDTCRQLEREGFEVTYLEPESDGLIDLEKFKAALRPDTIVASIMHANNEIGVVQDIKAIGELCRANKTIFHVDATQAVGKVAINLAELPVDLLSMSSHKLYGPKGIGALYVRRKPRVRLEAIIHGGGHERGMRSGTLPVHQIVGMGEAYRIAKEEMATEMPRLKALRDRLYNGLKDIEETYVNGSMEHRLDNNLNISFNYVEGESLMMALRDIAVSSGSACTSASLEPSYVLRALGLNDELAHSSIRFTLGRYTTEEEIDYTINLMKGAVEKLRALSPLWDMFKEGVDLSTIEWSAH
- the iscR gene encoding Fe-S cluster assembly transcriptional regulator IscR — translated: MKLTSKGRYAVTAILDIALNAINGPVSLADISERQNISLSYLEQLFAKLRRCGLVTSVRGPGGGYKLGLSCDQISIGMVISAVNENIHVTKCLGRGNCQNGTECLTHALWEELSNRIESFLNEITLAELVNKRNIRLESHSDFENLLNQ
- the trmJ gene encoding tRNA (cytosine(32)/uridine(32)-2'-O)-methyltransferase TrmJ — its product is MFENIRVVLVETSHSGNIGSAARAMKTMGFSQLYLVSPKLIDEQSIALSAGAEDIVRAAHIVSSFDEAIADCSLVIGTSARLRHLQNTLIEPRECSEKVAAHNGNVAIVFGRERVGLHNDELLKCHYHLTIPANPDYSSLNLAMAVQLICYELRMELLTKENNVIPFSLIGEINNTDHHYATSQEMEYFFAHTDRVYKSLGFIKNQGVMQKLRRLYLRSNVEKNELNILRGMLSSVEKQLNLPNMDS
- a CDS encoding site-specific integrase, with amino-acid sequence MAVRKDTKNGKWLAEVYVNGKRSRKWFLTKGDALCFYNQAKAETESAVDSVQVLAADDLPALSFYVQEWFDVHGKTLSDGEARLAKLKNLCTHLGDPPANEFNAEVFADYRKRRLDGEFSANKNRPPKEATINREHAYLRAVFNELKSLRKWKGENPLEGVRLFKERDTELAFLYERDIYRLLIECDNSRNPDLGLIVRVCLATGARWSEAETLTQSQVMPYKITFTNTKSKKNRTVPISQELFEMLPKKRGRLFKDAYESFENAVIRAEIELPKGQLTHVLRHTFASHFMMNGGNILVLKEILGHSTIEMTMRYAHFAPSHLESAVKFNPLSNPAQ
- the yidD gene encoding membrane protein insertion efficiency factor YidD is translated as MVWLSIQFILCYQRLAPQKIRGACRFEPSCSNYAILALQKYGFLKGWKMALNRLRRCKYPNGGEDYP
- a CDS encoding DUF4177 domain-containing protein, which produces MTYTYKMVQIPPNIEVNKKDKHNAAAHYLQDIVNQYAENGWEFLRVDEIGVQEKPGCLGALFGQKSFPVNYYVITFRKPV